The Sedimentisphaera salicampi genome includes a region encoding these proteins:
- the fmt gene encoding methionyl-tRNA formyltransferase gives MRIFFCGSSGFGLPCLEALRDSRHELVQVATQPAHKAGRGRKIRKTPAADWAEHNSVPCFETADINSDESLRLAETLRPDLFVVIAFGQKVGRDFIEKARYEAINVHASLLPKYRGAAPINWALLNGEKETGVTIITLAEKMDAGYMLGKKKTPIYKDDNAKSLHDRLAVLSPELLLETIDKIENGSASYIPQDETRATLARKLKKSDGIIDWHSSAEDIANKVRAFWPWPEAQTRYQIGKSGKIIKVIIADAEPAEKAEGSSQEVGALDDNMNVVCGEGALAINRLKPENSSMMDFKAFENGRYSGSDDKFLNIQPKYE, from the coding sequence ATGAGAATATTCTTTTGCGGGTCAAGCGGTTTCGGACTGCCCTGTCTTGAAGCCCTTAGAGACAGCAGGCACGAGCTTGTCCAAGTTGCCACTCAGCCGGCACATAAGGCCGGCAGGGGGCGGAAAATTCGCAAAACCCCAGCAGCAGACTGGGCTGAGCATAATTCAGTACCGTGCTTTGAAACCGCTGATATAAACTCTGATGAGTCCCTCAGGCTCGCCGAAACGCTCAGACCTGATCTCTTCGTTGTGATAGCGTTCGGACAGAAGGTCGGCAGGGATTTCATCGAAAAGGCTCGATATGAGGCAATAAACGTGCATGCCTCCCTGCTGCCGAAATACCGAGGCGCAGCCCCGATAAACTGGGCACTTCTCAACGGCGAGAAAGAAACCGGCGTAACGATAATAACGCTCGCCGAGAAAATGGATGCGGGTTATATGCTCGGAAAGAAGAAAACCCCGATTTATAAAGACGACAACGCAAAGAGCCTGCACGACAGGCTCGCTGTTTTGAGCCCCGAGCTTCTGCTTGAAACGATAGATAAGATTGAAAACGGATCCGCCTCGTATATTCCTCAGGATGAAACCCGCGCTACGCTCGCCAGAAAGCTGAAGAAATCTGACGGAATCATAGACTGGCACAGCTCCGCTGAGGATATCGCAAACAAGGTGCGGGCATTCTGGCCGTGGCCTGAAGCCCAAACAAGATACCAAATTGGCAAGAGCGGGAAAATTATAAAGGTGATTATTGCCGATGCAGAGCCTGCTGAAAAGGCGGAAGGTTCCTCGCAGGAGGTTGGAGCTCTTGATGATAATATGAATGTTGTATGCGGGGAAGGTGCTCTTGCAATCAATAGGCTGAAGCCTGAAAACAGCAGTATGATGGATTTCAAGGCCTTCGAAAACGGAAGATACAGCGGAAGTGATGATAAGTTTCTAAATATTCAGCCTAAGTATGAATGA
- the def gene encoding peptide deformylase — MIDLDKCRLTFWPEPVLLEKAKEVEKIDDNIRAFVDKMLDIMVESNGIGLAAPQANAGIRIFVVSLKADREKATVFINPELKLSGEVTGMEEGCLSVPGINPKIERPSKVSVTALNLDGERFTLQAEGLLAKCVQHENDHLNGKTIIERISRISKLRFRTQIEQLKEDLRSRQGSDE, encoded by the coding sequence ATGATAGATTTGGATAAATGCAGATTAACCTTCTGGCCTGAGCCGGTGCTTCTGGAGAAGGCGAAGGAGGTTGAGAAAATAGATGATAATATACGGGCATTTGTTGATAAGATGCTCGATATTATGGTTGAGTCCAACGGGATTGGTCTTGCCGCTCCTCAGGCCAACGCAGGAATAAGGATATTTGTGGTGTCTCTCAAGGCAGACAGGGAGAAAGCCACGGTGTTCATCAACCCCGAGCTGAAGCTCTCCGGCGAGGTTACCGGTATGGAGGAAGGCTGCCTTTCAGTTCCCGGGATAAATCCTAAGATTGAAAGGCCCTCGAAGGTCTCTGTTACCGCGCTTAACCTTGACGGCGAGCGGTTTACTCTGCAGGCCGAAGGGCTTCTGGCAAAATGTGTCCAGCACGAGAACGACCACCTCAACGGCAAGACGATAATTGAACGAATCTCCAGAATCTCGAAGCTGAGATTCAGGACTCAGATAGAACAGCTCAAAGAAGATTTAAGAAGCAGGCAGGGGAGTGATGAATGA
- the dtd gene encoding D-aminoacyl-tRNA deacylase → MKAVLQRVNSASLSSNEESVSEIGKGVLAYVGILKGDNEYDLEFIARKISSLRLFSDDNGRLNISPVDVKGEILLVSNFTIGANCRKGNRPSFDSAAEQAEAKRLFELLVEMLKDSGLKVKTGVFGAHMKIDSQADGPVNIFLDSRT, encoded by the coding sequence ATGAAGGCGGTACTTCAGAGAGTAAACAGCGCTTCGCTGAGTTCAAATGAGGAAAGTGTCAGCGAAATCGGGAAAGGGGTTCTTGCTTACGTAGGAATCCTTAAAGGTGATAACGAATACGACTTGGAATTTATAGCGAGGAAGATTTCTTCCCTTCGCCTATTTTCCGATGACAACGGCAGGCTCAATATCAGCCCTGTGGATGTGAAGGGGGAAATCCTCCTTGTCAGCAATTTTACAATAGGCGCTAACTGCAGAAAAGGCAACAGACCGAGCTTCGACAGCGCTGCAGAACAGGCAGAGGCGAAGAGGCTTTTCGAACTTCTCGTAGAAATGCTCAAAGACAGCGGCCTGAAGGTGAAAACAGGCGTATTCGGCGCACATATGAAAATTGACAGTCAGGCTGACGGGCCTGTGAATATATTCCTTGATTCAAGAACTTAA